The genomic interval CGCCGGTCCTCCGCGTCCCGCTCCCGGACGACGTACCCGGCCCGCTCCAGCCGGTCCACGAGCCGCGTCGCCGACCCGGTCGTCAGCCCGGTCAGCTCGGCGACCCGGCCCGTGGTCACGGGCCCGGCCTCCAGCGTGAGCAGGTTCAGACACTGCAGATCGGTGGGGTGCAGCCCGAGCCGGTCGGCGACAGCCTGGTTGAACAGGGCGTACGACGCCATGTACCGGCGCGATACGGAGGACAACTCGTCCAGCAGCCGCGCCCGCGCGTTCCCGGACATGTCGTACCCCTCGTCGCCTGTGCCGTTCCGCACGTGCCGGACGTGCCGTGCGGAGATCGAGATCGTACGACGCGCCCGCGGGCGTGGCTCCTCGGTACTACGGGTGTGGCTCAGAAGTAGTAGGTGTCACCGGTGTCCAGGACGAGCACCCGCTGCTGGTCGTTGGCCCGGTTCCCGTCCACCGCGCCCCCGCCCCACACCGTGTCCAGCTCCAGCAGCACCTCGGAGGACGCGTCCCGCAGCCGTACCCGCACCTCGATCCGCTCGCCCACCGCGTCCGCGGCCAGCGCCCCCGTCCGGCACACCACCACCCGCTCCCCCGACCGCGCACACCCCTGCGGCAGCGTCTGCGCGTCCGCGAGCGGCTTCGACCAGCGCAGCCGTACGGTCGCGTCGGGCACCGCGGACGGACCGTGGTTGCGCGGGGTGAACCGGACGTCGACCCGGCCGCCGGTCATGGTGGCGGAGCCGTGGTAGGCGAGATCCGCCTCCGGGCCCGGGATGTCCGGGTGAGCGGGCAGGCCCGGGGCCGCGCCCGTCACCGCCAGCGCGGCAGCCCCTACAGCAAAAGTCCGTAGTACCCGTAGTACCCGCATGCCATCCGCTCCTCAGTACGCCACGCCTCCACGGCTGCACCCCGCCGTGGTGGTCGTACGGATGTATCCCACGCGGAGCGCGCGACAGGCGCCGTCCATCAGGTGACAGCCCGCGTGATGTGATGGCGGGCATGCTCGTGCTCCGCTCCGCAGCCCTCTTCGTCGTCGCCGCCGTCTTCGAGATCGGCGGCGCCTGGCTGGTCTGGCAGGGGGTGCGCGAACACCGCGGCTGGCTGTGGATCGGCGGCGGGGTCATGGCCCTCGGCGTCTACGGCTTCGTCGCCACCTTCCAGCCCGACGCCCACTTCGGCCGCATCCTCGCGGCGTACGGCGGGATCTTCGTCGCCGGTTCGCTGGCCTGGGGCGCGGTCGCGGACGGCTACCGGCCCGACCGCTGGGACATCACCGGCGCCCTGATCTGCCTGGCCGGGATGGCCGTGATCATGTGGGCGCCCCGGGGGAACTGACCCGGAGCCCCGGAACCGGCCCCCCTATCCTGGACGGAGTCGTACATACGAACTCGTACATACGATCCCGTCGATCCGTCTCATTGACGTGTCTTGTCGATCCGTCCCGAGGAGCACCCCATGGCCACCGCCGCACCTTCCGCCGCCTCCCGCATCGCGGTCGTCACCGGGGCGAGCGGTGGAATCGGCGCCGCCACGGCCCGGCAGCTCGCCTCGGCCGGCTACCGCGTCGTCCTCACCGCCCGCCGCAAGGACCGTATCGAGGCGCTCGCGGAGGAGATCAACGGGAACGGCGGCCAGGCCACGGCGTACGCCCTGGACGTCACCGACCGCGATGCCGTCGACGAGTTCGCGACCGCCTTCAAGACCATCGGCGTGCTGATCAACAACGCGGGCGGCGCGCTCGGCGCCGACCCGGTCGCGACCGGCGACCCCGCGGACTGGCGCACGATGTACGAGACGAACGTCCTCGGCACCCTGAACATCACCCAGGCCCTCCTCCCCGCCCTCACCGCGAGCGGCGACGGCACGGTCGTGGTCGTCTCCTCCACGGCCGGACACGGCACGTACGAGGGCGGCGCGGGCTATGTCGCCGCCAAGCACGGCGCCCACGTCCTCGCCGAGACGCTGCGCCTGGAGATCGTCGGCACCCCGGTGCGGGTCATCGAGGTCGCGCCCGGCATGGTCAGGACGGACGAGTTCGCGCTGACCCGCTTCGGCGGCGACGCGGAGAAGGCGGCGAAGGTCTACGCGGGCGTCGCCGAGCCCCTCACGGCGGACGACGTGGCCGACACGATCACCTGGGCGGTCACCCGCCCCAGCCACGTCAACATCGACCTCCTCGTCGTCCGCCCCCGCGCCCAGGCCTCGAACACCAAGGTCCACCGGGAGCTGTGATGCCCGACGAAGAGGGCACCCCGGCCGGCCCGAACAGTCCGGTCGGCCCGGACAACTCCCAACAGGCCCTGGACAAGCGCCGGTTGGCCGAGGAGACCAGGAACGAGCGCAAGGTCTGGTACTTCCTCGGCTACTTCCTCTTCGGTATCCACCTCATCGCGTTCGTGATGATCTACGCGGTGATGCACGCCCCGAACAAGTAGGCGCGGCACACTAGTTGGTCTTCCGCTGCTTGAAGATCCACGCCCGGATGTCCTCGATGGTGTAGGCGATCGGCCACGTCGAGTTGTGCTCGACGCCGTGCGCGTTCGCCGATCCTCCGGCCAGGGTCGAACCCTTCTTGAACGTGGCGTAGTTGACCGTCGTGCCCTTGGCCGCCATGGCCTTGACGTCCGCGGCGAACTCCGCCGCGCTGGACTGGCCGTCCCAGACCGCGCGGCTGACCTTCGTCCCGGCCTTCCCGACGACGGCCATGATGGCGTTCTCTCCGGGATAGGCCTTGGTGTCGCCCTGCGAGACGGTGACCCAGAGGTTCTTCTTCGCCAGCGTCGCGGCCTGCGCGGAGGGCCACTGGCCGGCGACGACCCATGAGGCCGCGAAGAGGTCGGGGTACTTGATGTTCAGGCCGAGGGTCATCATCGCGCCCATGGACTGACCGGTGGCGTACAGGCGATCGGTGTCGATGCTGTACTTGGCCGTCAGCGCTTTCACCAGGTCGGCGGTGGTGTCGAAGAGCGCCGTCGGCTTGTAGTCGTCGCCGACGACCACCTCCGGGTACTGGGGCGCCAGCACGAATGCCGGGCGCTCGGCCTGGTCCTCGGGGGATGCCCAGCACACCGCGCCCAGGCCCTGCACCAGCGTCGCCCGCACCGTGGTGGTGATCAGGCTCGCGTCGTGCATGAAGAGGACCAGCGGATAGGACGTGCCCGGGTCGTAGTCCTTGGGGATGTAGAGGTTGTAGGGCAGCGACCTGCCGGTCTTCGAGTCCTTGTACGTGAACTGCTCGAAGTCGTCGACGATCAGGTTCACCGTCCTGCTGGTGCTGACCTGGGTGTCGCCGGCGGCGTAGCCGGTGCCGCCGGTGGTCGTGACGGTGCCGGCCTGGGTGACGGTGCCCTTCGCCGCCTTGACGGTGGCCGGTCCGCCCGTCGAGCCCACCTGGGGACCGGGGATGACGTAGGGGCTGCTTGAGGGGGACGCCGAGGTCGCGGCCGACGGCTGGGCAGTCCCCGGCGCGCCCTCGCCCGACCCCACGCCTCCCCACAACAGGGCGCTCTCGTCGTCCGGGGACAGTTCGACGATGACGTACGTGCCGTCGGTGCCCTGATCGGCCGTCGCCGCGCGGGTGTTGGCGTAGACCTTCGTGACCGTACGGCCCTCGACCTCGAAGGACGACGCCGAGAGTTCGGACGTGTCGATCTCGGTGTCGTACTCGACGGCGACCGCGATGAATTTCTGGCCGTCGCCGTAGACCTTGGTGATCGCGGTGGCGCTTTTCATGTGCCCACCGCCGCCTCCTCCCGCTGAATCCGATTCACAAGCGGCAAGTCCCGTGACAGCCACTGCGGCCGTCCCCAGAACCCGCCCTAAAAAGGCGCGCCTTGTAGCCATTTCCCTCATCACCTCGATTCAGTTCAGGGACTTGATGATGCGATCGATTCGAGCCATGGCCTTCTCGGCGGTGCCCTTGATGTAGAAGCCGTCGACCGCCTCATAGGTGACGTGGTCGAAATTCCATGTGTCGGGCATGTTCTTGGCGCCGCCCTCGAACATCGACATGACGAAGGTGCTGGAGAAGGACGAGTTCTCGCGGATCGAGGTCGCGGTCGTGGTGGACAACTCCGGCTCCACACCCGCGAAGACGCCCTTGCCGACCTGGAAGACCCAGAGCGGCACCTGGGCGGTGCCGGTGGGGGTGAAGGTGACGGTCTTGGTGGGCGCGCCGGCCTGAGGGCCGGTGACCTGGGTGGTGGTGATGTCGTCGGTGACCAGCCGCACCACGACCCGCTTGCCGCTCTCGTACGTGCCGATGCCCTGCGCCACCCGCACGATCTCGTTCCCGAGCCGCTCGCCCTGCGCGGTCAGCAGCGCGAATCCGGCGTCGTGCAGATCGACGCCGTAGGTCCAGCCCTTGTCCTTGTCGATCGTGTACCGCTTCGAACGGTACGCCGGGAACTGGTCACCGCACGCGCCCACCAGCCAGAACCCGACGGCACCGGGGTACTGCGCCTCGACGTGCGCCACGGCCGCGCCGGCCAGGTCGGCGGTGATCGGCAGGGTGCCGTCGGCCATGACCGAGTCCTGCATCACGCACGACTGCACGTTGTAGTTGGCCAGGACGGCGATCGGGTTCCCGTCGAGGTCGTTGAAGCGGGCGACGTACACGCCCTTGTCGGACGGCAGTTGCTCGTTCACACCGAGCCAATAGCCGTCGGCGGTGCGGACGTTGCGGTTCACGTTGACGTCAACTCGACCGGCGCCGTAGCCGACCTCGGCGTCCTGGAGGTTCTTCACGGCGTCGGCGACGGCGGACTCGGTGGCGGCGACGATGTTCCGCACATACGCGGCGGCCCCGGCCGAGGACGAACTCGCCTGCACATGCGGCGCGGAGAAGCAGTGCGTGACGGTGACCATGATGTTCGCGGCGGCGACACCGCTCGCCGCGGTGATGGCGTCCCGCATCAGCGCGACCGCCTCCGCGCTGATCGAGGTCAGGTCCAGCACGGCCAGCGCGATACGCCGGGACCCGGACTCCACGAGCAGGACACGGACGGTGAGGTCGTCGTGCACGGCGGTGAAGTTGTCCAGCGGCAACAGCGAGGCGGCGGGCGTGAAGGCGGCCTTGCCGACACCGACCTTCAGCCCGCCGACACCCCCGGTGGCGGCCCGCGCGGAAGTGGCGGTGCCGAGGGCGGTCCCCGCGAGAGCGGCGACCGCCCCGGCGGCCACGACAGCCCGCCGACTCATCTCACTCTGATTCCGGTACGGCTCCATCATGTGCTGTCCTCCAAGACGCTGCGGGTGGGGGTCGACTAACACCCGGGCAGCATCACAGCGAATTTGGAGGCCAGCATGAGGAAAGCGCGCAAGCAATGCTTTCGCTGATGGAGCGTGTGAATGGAACACGCATGTGACGTGCGACGGCGGCGGAAATCCACAGCGATAGGCCGCGAATTCACAGCGATCTCAGAGGAGTTGCGGAGCCGCGGAGTTGCGGAGCCGCGGAGCTCAGCCCTTCACACAGACGACCTGCTTCAGCTTCGCCACCACCTCGACGAGGTCCCGCTGCTGATCGATGACCTGCTCGATCGGCTTGTACGCGCCCGGGATCTCGTCCACGACGCCGGAGTCCTTGCGGCACTCCACACCCCGTGTCTGCTCCTCCAGGTCCTTCGTCGAGAAGCGACGCTTGGCCGCGGTACGGCTCATGCGCCGACCGGCGCCGTGCGACGCGGAGTTGAAGGACTTCTCGTTGCCGAGGCCCTTCACGATGTACGAACCGGTGCCCATCGAGCCCGGGATGATCCCGTACTCGCCGGAGCCGGCGCGGATCGCT from Streptomyces sp. NBC_01288 carries:
- a CDS encoding MarR family winged helix-turn-helix transcriptional regulator; this encodes MSGNARARLLDELSSVSRRYMASYALFNQAVADRLGLHPTDLQCLNLLTLEAGPVTTGRVAELTGLTTGSATRLVDRLERAGYVVRERDAEDRRRVLVATVPEKITEFGRMWNRLGGGWFTLFDELGDAELAVIVGHMRRTVEFSGQQIARLRAGDV
- a CDS encoding YnfA family protein, which produces MLVLRSAALFVVAAVFEIGGAWLVWQGVREHRGWLWIGGGVMALGVYGFVATFQPDAHFGRILAAYGGIFVAGSLAWGAVADGYRPDRWDITGALICLAGMAVIMWAPRGN
- a CDS encoding SDR family NAD(P)-dependent oxidoreductase, with protein sequence MATAAPSAASRIAVVTGASGGIGAATARQLASAGYRVVLTARRKDRIEALAEEINGNGGQATAYALDVTDRDAVDEFATAFKTIGVLINNAGGALGADPVATGDPADWRTMYETNVLGTLNITQALLPALTASGDGTVVVVSSTAGHGTYEGGAGYVAAKHGAHVLAETLRLEIVGTPVRVIEVAPGMVRTDEFALTRFGGDAEKAAKVYAGVAEPLTADDVADTITWAVTRPSHVNIDLLVVRPRAQASNTKVHREL
- a CDS encoding alpha/beta hydrolase-fold protein encodes the protein MKSATAITKVYGDGQKFIAVAVEYDTEIDTSELSASSFEVEGRTVTKVYANTRAATADQGTDGTYVIVELSPDDESALLWGGVGSGEGAPGTAQPSAATSASPSSSPYVIPGPQVGSTGGPATVKAAKGTVTQAGTVTTTGGTGYAAGDTQVSTSRTVNLIVDDFEQFTYKDSKTGRSLPYNLYIPKDYDPGTSYPLVLFMHDASLITTTVRATLVQGLGAVCWASPEDQAERPAFVLAPQYPEVVVGDDYKPTALFDTTADLVKALTAKYSIDTDRLYATGQSMGAMMTLGLNIKYPDLFAASWVVAGQWPSAQAATLAKKNLWVTVSQGDTKAYPGENAIMAVVGKAGTKVSRAVWDGQSSAAEFAADVKAMAAKGTTVNYATFKKGSTLAGGSANAHGVEHNSTWPIAYTIEDIRAWIFKQRKTN